The following proteins come from a genomic window of Salvia hispanica cultivar TCC Black 2014 chromosome 4, UniMelb_Shisp_WGS_1.0, whole genome shotgun sequence:
- the LOC125222978 gene encoding gamma carbonic anhydrase 2, mitochondrial-like, which yields MGSLGRAVYTLGSWIRHTGQAMDRLGSTFQAGYYLQDHVSKHRTLMNIYDKSPVVDKDAFIAPSASVIGDVQVGQGSSIWYGSVLRGDVNSISVGSGTNIQDNSLVHVAKSNLSGKVLPTIIGNNVTIGHSAVVHGCIIEDEAFVGMGATLLDGVVVEKHAMVAAGSLVRQDTRIRTGEIWAGNPAKLLRKLTEEEIEFIIKSATNYVNLAKVHAAENTKSFDEIEFEKMLRKKFARRDEEYDSMIGVVRETPPELVLPDNILPEKSQKAVQ from the exons ATGGGGAGCTTAGGAAGAGCGGTTTACACTTTGGGGAGTTGGATTCGGCATACGGGTCAAGCCATGGATCGACTCGGTTCCACCTTCCAAGCTGGCTACTATCTCCAGGATCATG tttctaaGCACCGGACACTGATGAACATCTATGATAAATCTCCGGTGGTGGATAAGGATGCATTTATCGCCCCAAGTGCCTCTGTCATTGGTGATGTTCAGGTGGGCCAGGGATCATCGATATGGTATGGATCTGTCCTTCGAG GTGACGTAAACTCCATCAGTGTTGGTTCTGGAACTAATATACAGGACAATTCCTTGGTGCACGTGGCGAAATCTAATCTAAGTGGGAAAGTACTGCCAACTATTATAGGAAATAATGTTACAATTG GTCATAGTGCGGTTGTACATGGATGTATAATCGAGGACGAGGCTTTTGTTGGAATGGGAGCGACCCTTCTTGATGGTGTGGTTGTGGAGAAACATGCCATGGTTGCTGCAGGATCCCTTGTGAGACAGGACACCAGAATCCGTACTGGAGAG ATCTGGGCTGGTAATCCAGCCAAGCTCCTCAGAAAGCTCACTGAAGAAGAGATCGAATTCATCATTAAATCAGCAACCAACTATGTCAACCTAGCAAAGGTCCATGCTGCTGAAAACACCAAATCCTTCGATGAGATCGAGTTTGAGAAGATGCTGCGCAAGAAGTTTGCTCGCCGTGAtgaggaatacgactcaatgATTGGTGTAGTCCGCGAAACTCCACCAGAGCTTGTCCTTCCTGACAACATCCTACCCGAAAAATCCCAGAAGGCTGTTCAATGA
- the LOC125218532 gene encoding syntaxin-61 isoform X1: MSSAQDPFYIVKEEIQDSIDKFLQTYNQWERMPSDSGERIRLTKEILTGSESIEWQVDELDKAITVASRNPALYGINQMELDSRRRWTSNARDQVKSVKKSVVSGKELNDTSTSNFSEMRRELMRLPNPHHADQSQKYNADNDDFISSESDRQLLLMRQQDEELDELSASVQRIGGVGLTIHEELLAQEKIIDELGMEMDSTSNRLDFVQKKVAVVMKKAGAKGQIMMICFLLVLFIILFVLVFLT, translated from the exons ATGTCGTCAGCTCAAGACCCTTTTTACATTGTCAAAGAGGAGATTCAGGATTCT ATTGATAAGTTTCTCCAAACCTATAACCAATGGGAACGGATGCCTTCTGATAGTGGGGAGAGGATACGCCTCACTAAGGAGATTCTTACTGGATCTGAGAGCATTGAATGGCAG GTAGATGAGTTGGACAAGGCAATAACCGTTGCATCTAGAAATCCTGCTTTGTATGGTATCAATCAAATGGAGCTTGATAGTCGAAGAAGATGGACAAGCAATGCTCGCGATCAG GTGAAAAGTGTCAAGAAATCAGTTGTATCTGGAAAGGAGTTGAATGACACTAGCACATCTAATTTCAGTGAAATGCGCCGCGAGCTTATGAGACTGCCAAATCCTCATCATGCTGATCAATCACAAAAGTACAATGCAGATAATGATGATTTCATATCATCAGAATCTGATAGACAATTACTTCTCATGAG GCAACAAGATGAAGAGCTAGATGAACTTAGTGCCAGTGTGCAAAGGATCGGAGGTGTAGGGCTTACAATACACGAAGAGCTCCTTGCACAG GAGAAAATTATCGATGAACTTGGCATGGAGATGGACAGCACGTCAAACCGTCTTGATTTTGTTCAG AAAAAGGTTGCTGTGGTTATGAAGAAGGCAGGCGCCAAGGGCCAGATCATGATGATCTGTTTTTTACTCGTCTTGTTCATTATTCTATTTGTGCTGGTCTTCTTGACATAG
- the LOC125218532 gene encoding syntaxin-61 isoform X2: protein MADELDKAITVASRNPALYGINQMELDSRRRWTSNARDQVKSVKKSVVSGKELNDTSTSNFSEMRRELMRLPNPHHADQSQKYNADNDDFISSESDRQLLLMRQQDEELDELSASVQRIGGVGLTIHEELLAQEKIIDELGMEMDSTSNRLDFVQKKVAVVMKKAGAKGQIMMICFLLVLFIILFVLVFLT from the exons ATGGCAG ATGAGTTGGACAAGGCAATAACCGTTGCATCTAGAAATCCTGCTTTGTATGGTATCAATCAAATGGAGCTTGATAGTCGAAGAAGATGGACAAGCAATGCTCGCGATCAG GTGAAAAGTGTCAAGAAATCAGTTGTATCTGGAAAGGAGTTGAATGACACTAGCACATCTAATTTCAGTGAAATGCGCCGCGAGCTTATGAGACTGCCAAATCCTCATCATGCTGATCAATCACAAAAGTACAATGCAGATAATGATGATTTCATATCATCAGAATCTGATAGACAATTACTTCTCATGAG GCAACAAGATGAAGAGCTAGATGAACTTAGTGCCAGTGTGCAAAGGATCGGAGGTGTAGGGCTTACAATACACGAAGAGCTCCTTGCACAG GAGAAAATTATCGATGAACTTGGCATGGAGATGGACAGCACGTCAAACCGTCTTGATTTTGTTCAG AAAAAGGTTGCTGTGGTTATGAAGAAGGCAGGCGCCAAGGGCCAGATCATGATGATCTGTTTTTTACTCGTCTTGTTCATTATTCTATTTGTGCTGGTCTTCTTGACATAG